The genomic region AAAATATAGTGACGATTTAAAATTAACCATTGTTAAAGAATATCTAGAAGGACCAATGGGATTTAAGTTATTGGCTAAAAAATATGGCATTCCTGATAATGGACAAATTAGAAGATGGGTAAATTCATATAAAGCATTTGGTAAGGAAGGACTACGCCAAAAGAGAAGCAAAACAACTTACTCTGTTCATTTTAAGTTAAATGTATTAAACTTTATGAAAAATACGGGCAATTCTTACCAAGATACTGCAATAAAGTTTAAGATAAATAATCCATCCCTAATTGCGAACTGGAAAAAATCATTTCTTAACCATGGAATAGAAGGGCTCAAACAGAAACCGAAGGGACGGCCTCCTATGTCTAGAAAAAGAAAACCTGAACAATCGAAACAAGTAAAGAGAATGACCCGAGAAGAGCAATTAGAACGAGAAATAGAGCTACTTCGATTAGAAAATGCCTATTTAAAAAAGTTAAACGCTTTTCAGGAGAAACCGAATGCCTACCTCGAAAAGCACAAGCAGCGTTGGCATTTGAACTCAAAGAAGAAGGATTCAAATTAAAGGATGTATTAATAGTAGTAGATATACCAGAAGCAACTTATCATTATCACATTCAACAATTTCAGAAAGAAGATCCAGATAAAGAGTTGAAAGAGAAGATGATCAAACTGTTTCAGAAACA from Bacillus spongiae harbors:
- a CDS encoding helix-turn-helix domain-containing protein; translation: KYSDDLKLTIVKEYLEGPMGFKLLAKKYGIPDNGQIRRWVNSYKAFGKEGLRQKRSKTTYSVHFKLNVLNFMKNTGNSYQDTAIKFKINNPSLIANWKKSFLNHGIEGLKQKPKGRPPMSRKRKPEQSKQVKRMTREEQLEREIELLRLENAYLKKLNAFQEKPNAYLEKHKQRWHLNSKKKDSN